In the Purpureocillium takamizusanense chromosome 5, complete sequence genome, one interval contains:
- a CDS encoding uncharacterized protein (TransMembrane:1 (o91-114i)~EggNog:ENOG503PRZI), protein MHDDERYPTAIVTDNYASSGLEVAHQEHVDRQGHDKLLPEEEEKAVQRGDDADKQAYYGTSEKQAVGLPAGDDSAAPPPRTCCCGLKRRTLLIVVAVAAVVMVAAVVGGVVGGLRRARGDSSGGGGGTDKDNDDDVPQPTWTGTGPAPIATGPIQPSQRAVAVSMTMSMSTAKTTNDGETPELQLFYQDLNTTDVFLRRIRDDEARLERRVELTIRPDWGTALAAAAAAFNGSGSGTATATVWTQLFYVSSAGRTNASVVQATLECGGGDDGCATRSNSVVSANVTTHRVNARTRLAALRIGGGGDAGGGGSSSSIVRVYYQAEDGSLSVLNGDRADTKSSGSEGGGGGGGEWTTTLVRTGVHMGSAIVAHGPAKDDLSVYYINSTNQLQFLEYSDILGPNRAQPVKTAPGSSWDPSVSMAGVFVPGLSPRRLFYARPSRGTMVAYYKPVDDAGADFRSSSDPDWGTVDGGLAAAAWARQTRVYYFQGRDLVVSAQNGTRWQKPKVLS, encoded by the exons ATG cacgacgacgagcgatACCCCACGGCGATTGTGACGGATAACTACGCCTCGTCGGGCCTCGAGGTGGCGCACCAGGAGCATGTTGACCGTCAGGGGCACGACAAGCTTCtccccgaggaggaggagaaggcggtgcaaaggggcgacgacgccgacaaacAAGCATACTACGGCACGTCAGAAAAGCAGGCAGTCGGGCTGCCGGCGGGGGACGACTCGGCCGCTCCGCCACCACGGACATGCTGCTGTGGCCTGAAGCGGCGGACGTTActcatcgtcgtggccgtcgcggcggtcgtcatggtcgcggcggtggtgggaggcgtcgtcggcggactgcgccgcgccagagGGGAcagtagcggcggcggcggcggcacggatAAAgacaacgatgacgatgttCCGCAGCCGACGTGGACGGGCACCGGCCCGGCACCGATAGCCACGGGCCCgatccagcccagccagcgcgccgtggcggtgtcgatgacgatgtcgatgtCGACCGCGAAAACGACCAACGACGGTGAGAcgccggagctgcagctCTTCTACCAGGACCTGAACACGACGGACGTGTTCCTCCGGCGGAtacgcgacgacgaggcgcggctggAGCGGCGGGTGGAGCTGACGATTCGGCCGGACTGgggcacggcgctggcggcggcggcggcggcgtttaacggctccggctccgggacggcgacggcgacggtgtgGACGCAGCTCTTTTACGTGTCGAGCGCGGGGCGGACCAACGCCAGCGTCGTGCAGGCGACGCTCGagtgcggtggtggtgatgacggctGCGCGACGCGCTCCAACTCGGTGGTGTCGGCCAACGTGACGACGCACCGGGTCAATGCGCGGACGCGGCTGGCGGCCCTGCGCattggcggtggtggtgatgccggaggcggaggtagcagcagcagcattgTGCGCGTCTACTaccaggccgaggacgggaGCCTGTCGGTGCTCAACGGCGATAGGGCGGACACTAaaagcagcggcagcgaaggaggaggaggaggaggaggagagtggacgacgacgctggtACGGACGGGGGTGCACATGGGCTCGGCCATTGTGGCGCATGggccggccaaggacgaTTTGAGTGTCTACTACATTAACAGTACGAATCAGCTGCAGTTTCTGGAGTATAGCGACATATTGGGGCCGAATCGCG CCCAACCCGTCAAGACAGCCCCCGGGTCGTCGTGGGACCCCTCCGtctccatggccggcgtcttcgtcccgGGCCtcagcccgcggcgcctcttCTACGCGCGGCCCTCCCGCGGCACCATGGTCGCCTACTacaagcccgtcgacgacgccggggccGACTTCCGCTCCAGCAGCGACCCGGACTGGGGCACCGTCGACGgggggctcgccgccgccgcctgggcccGCCAGACGCGCGTCTACTACTTCCAGGGCAgggacctcgtcgtctcggccCAGAACGGGACGCGCTGGCAGAAGCCCAAGGTGCTGTcgtag
- a CDS encoding uncharacterized protein (EggNog:ENOG503P3F1~COG:K), which produces MLAVQQAPRMGSSQPESDPLLPFGYAVDPTQEALFDAPDPAPGAPLLSETDTKFLSSFFEDLTANQYNMPSFGEGLNFSDAWFEMPPQFMGTATSFGPQSGPLDSSGDQSYTSNGTSHSNSNAQLDLQRMMSGSGLMPPPPPPPSQPPAFQQQHSDDVLSAAATLLQNGSNPRGSVSSKGGDSPQSRRPVGYPVGHLRHQPLEEFKEENRKSSLVTEHDHTFTEWMWGPKERTPVPKVNLGDIQWGSDSNFGTPQGYVPEQQKESVESQQQTQLKCLECLEVNKSAANTRPSSPGNARSPLDTRDSSDYIKREDDPNAPPRKRRKSKNVKEAADEDDEDDNSSKSGKKRKPRSERNGTSPLSDATASSRRRKSTANGAKPPRENLSEEQKRENHIKSEQKRRTLIKEGFDDLGDLVPGLKGGGFSKSTTLAMAAEWLEDLLRGNKDLAAQVASLGGS; this is translated from the exons ATGCTCGCCGTGCAGCAGGCTCCCAGGATGGGTTCTTCGCAGCCTGAGTCCGATCCCTTACTACCCTTCGGCT ATGCCGTTGATCCGACCCAGGAGGCTCTCTTCGATGCCCCCGATCCTGCGCCGGGGGCGCCGCTCCTCAGCGAGACCGACACCAAGTTTCTCAGCTCATTCTTCGAGGACTTGACGGCCAACCAGTACAACATGCCTTCCTTTGGCGAGGGCCTCAACTTCAGCGACGCCTGGTTCGAGATGCCGCCCCAGTTCATGGGGACGGCGACCTCGTTCGGCCCCCAGTCCGGTCCGCTAGATTCTTCGGGCGACCAGAGCTACACCAGCAACGGCACCAGCcacagcaacagcaacgcCCAGCTCGACCTACAGAGGATGATGTCTGGCTCCGGCCTGAtgccccctccaccacctcctccatcacAGCCTCCGGCTTTTCAACAACAACACTCCGACGACGTCCTCAGTGCTGCCGCCACCCTTCTACAGAACGGCTCCAACCCTCGGGGCAGCGTCTCGTCCAAGGGCGGGGACTCGCCGCAGTCGAGGCGGCCCGTCGGATACCCCGTGGGCCATCTTCGCCACCAGCCACTGGAGGAGTTCAAGGAAGAGAACCGCAAGAGCAGCCTCGTGACGGAGCACGACCACACCTTCACCGAGTGGATGTGGGGTCCCAAGGAACGGACGCCGGTTCCAAAGGTCAACCTGGGCGATATCCAATGGGGGTCGGATTCCAACTTCGGCACTCCACAAGGATACGTCCCCGAGCAACAAAAGGAGTCAGTCGAATCTCAGCAGCAAACGCAGCTCAAATGCCTCGAGTGCCTTGAGGTTAACAAGAGCGCTGCTAACACTCGGCCTAGTAGTCCCGGCAATGCCCGCAGCCCTCTGGACACCAGAGACAGCTCTGACTACATCAAGCGCGAAGACGACCCTAatgcgccgccacgcaaGAGGCGAAAGAGCAAAAACgtcaaggaggccgccgacgaggacgacgaagacgacaaCTCGTCCAAGTCCGGCAAGAAGCGGAAGCCCAGATCGGAGCGAAACGGAACCTCGCCACTCTCCGATGCaacagcaagcagcaggcggcgcaaGTCTACGGCCAATGGAGCCAAGCCGCCACGCGAGAACCTTTCCGAGGAGCAAAAGCGAGAGAATCACATCAAGAGCGAGCAGAAGCGACGCACTCTGATCAAGGAGGGCTTTGACGACCTCGGTGACCTCGTTCCCGgcctcaagggcggcggcttcagcAAGAGCACGACGCTGGCGATGGCCGCTGAATGGCTCGAAGACCTCCTCCGGGGCAACAAGGACTTGGCAGCGCAGGTAGCCTCCCTCGGTGGCAGCTGA
- the RVB2 gene encoding DNA helicase (EggNog:ENOG503NVB1~COG:L), translated as MAAPLMTVSESKDLRGLNLIAAHSHIRGLGVDATSLEPRAASQGLVGQEKARKAAAVILQMIKDGKIAGRAVLIAGPPSTGKTAIAMGMAQSLGPDVPFTSLASSEIFSLEMSKTEALTQAFRKSIGVRIKEESEIMEGEVVEIQIDRSVTGSAKQGKLTIKTTDMEAVYDMGSKMIDAMTKERVMAGDIISIDKSSGKITKLGRSYARSRDYDAMGVDTKFLQCPDGELQKRKEVVHTVTLHEIDVINSRTQGFLALFSGDTGEIRSEIRDQINTKVGEWKEEGKAEIVPGVLFIDEVHMLDIESFSYINRALEDELAPVVIMASNRGNSRIRGTDYRSPHGMPLDFLDRVVIINTHPYSGDQIKQILTIRAQEEEVDVSPDALALLTKIGQEAGLRYSSNLISTSQLVSAKRKAKQVSVEDVQRSFQLFYDSARSVKFVSESEKRLIGNDGAVDLSATNGTGEEKMDLS; from the exons ATGGCCGCA CCGCTGATGACCGTGTCCGAATCTAAAGACCTCCGTGGTCTCAACCTCATCGCCGCGCATTCGCACATCcggggcctcggcgtcgatgccaccagcctcgagcctcgcgccgcgtcgcAAGGCCTGGTTGGGCAAGAGAAGGCacgcaaggccgccgccgtgattCTGCAGATGATCAAGGATGGCAAGattgccggccgcgccgtgctcATCGCTGGGCCGCCCAG CACCGGAAAGACGGCCATTGCAATGGGCATGGCACAGTCTCTCGGCCCCGACGTCCCCTTCACATCGCTCGCTTCGTCCGAAATCTTCTCCCTCGAAATGTCCAAGACCGAGGCGCTCACTCAGGCCTTCCGCAAGTCCATCGGCGTCCGCATCAAGGAGGAGAGCGAAATAATGGAGGGCGAGGTTGTCGAGATACAGATTGACCGGAGCGTGACGGGCAGCGCCAAGCAGGGCAAGCTGACCATCAAGACGACAGACATGGAAGCTGTCTACGATATGGGAAGCAAGATGATTGACGCCATGACCAAAGAGCGCGTCATGGCTGGCGACATCATCTCCATCGACAAGTCGTCGGGCAAGATCACCAAGCTCGGCCGGTCTTATGCCCGGTCCCGGGACTACGACGCCATGGGCGTTGACACCAAGTTCCTGCAGtgccccgacggcgagcttcaGAAGCGCAAGGAGGTGGTACACACTGTGACCCTGCACGAGATTGACGTCATCAACTCGAGGACCCAGGGCTTCCTCGCCCTTTTCTCTGGCGACACGGGCGAGATCCGCAGCGAGATCCGCGACCAGATCAACACCAAGGTGGGCGagtggaaggaggagggcaaggccgagATCGTGCCCGGCGTGctcttcatcgacgaggtgcaTATGCTTGACATCGAGAGCTTCTCGTACATCAACCGCGCGTTGgaggacgagctggcgccggtcgtcatcatggccagcaACCGTGGCAACTCCCGCATCCGCGGAACCGACTACCGCAGCCCGCACGGCATGCCGCTCGACTTTCTGGACCGCGTCGTCATTATCAACACGCACCCGTACTCGGGCGACCAGATCAAGCAGATCCTGACGATCCGggcgcaggaggaggaggtggacgTGTCTCCGgatgcgctcgcgctgctcaCCAAGATCGGGCAGGAGGCGGGCCTCCGCTACTCCAGCAACCTCATCAGCACGTCACAGCTTGTGTCGGCCAAGCGGAAAGCCAAGCAGGTTTCGGTGGAGGACGTTCAGCGCAGCTTCCAGCTGTTCTACGACTCGGCTCGCAGCGTCAAGTTTGTGTCCGAGTCGGAGAAGAGGCTGATTGGCAACGACGGGGCCGTAGACCTGTCGGCGACGAACGGCACGGGCGAGGAGAAGATGGATCTGAGCTag